Genomic window (Synechococcus sp. LA31):
CACCCCAGCCAGGCGCCGCCGAGCCCGGCGCCCAGCCACCACAGCAACGATCGCTTCATCCGCGGCAAGCCGATCAGATGCCTGCAACCTGATCACGGGCACCGGCAGCGTCAAGGCCATGGCGCTGAGCTGCGGCGTTGTTGACGCCCGCACACAGCGTGATCACGGTGAGCGCATCCGCCAACAGGCCATGGATGTCTAAGACACCACCTAAACCATTGCCCGCAGCAACCGGCGTTTCACCAAACAACTGAACCGCTGGAACAACTACCTCGCCGATGGCAACTGGAAGCCCACGTACCACAGCATGAGCTATGTGGATGGCGACGAGATCATCAACGCCGGCGCTGACAACAACTTCCGCGACGCCTGCAATGACACACTCGACTTCGACATCCTCACCAACAACCAGATGCTCGGCACCCTGACGCCCAAAGAGGATGCCTTCACGATCCTGTTGGCCGGTCCCGGACACATCTGGGATCGCGTGTATGCCACGGTGAACGTCGTGGATGTGAGCTGAACGGGCGCGATGCAGGCCGGAACCCCCCAAAGCACTGAGGTGTTGGTGATCGGTGCCGGCCTGGCTGGCACGGAAGCCGCCTGGCAGATCGCCAGCGCCGGCGTGCCGGTGCGCCTGGTGGAGATGCGGCCGATCCGCCGCTCGCCGGCGCACCACAGCAGCGAATTCGCCGAGTTGGTGTGCAGCAACAGCTTCGGGGCGCTCAGCAGCGACCGCGCCGCCGGCCTGCTGCAGGAGGAGCTGCGGCGGCTCGGGTCGCTGGTGATCGGCACCGCCGATCACCACGCTGTGCCCGCTGGCGGCGCTCTCGCGGTGGACCGCGGCCGCTACAGCGCCGCCCTCACCGCAGCGCTTGAGCAGCACCCACTGGTGACGGTGGAACGGCGCGAGCACACCGCACTGCCTGGCCCCGGCGCGATCGCCGTACTCGCCACCGGCCCCCTCACCAGCGAACCGCTGGCGGAGCAGCTGCGCGCCTTCACCGGCCGCGCCGACTGCCACTTCTTTGATGCCGCCAGCCCGATCGTGGAGGGCGAGAGCATTGATCTGAGCGTGGCTTTCCGCGCCTCCCGCTACGACAAGGGCGACGCCGATTACATCAACTGCCCGATGGACAAAGAGCAGTTCCTCGCCTTCCGCGAGGCGTTGCTGGCTGCAGAGCAGGCCGAACTCAAGGATTTCGAAAAGGAGAACGCCACCTTCTTCGAGGGCTGCCTACCGATCGAAGAGCTCGCCCGCCGCGGCGAAGACACGATGCGCTATGGCCCGCTCAAGCCGATCGGCCTCTGGGATCCGCGCTGGGGCGATGTGAACGACCGCGATGTGCGCCGCGCCAAGCGCGCCTATGCGGTGGTGCAACTGCGCCAGGAAGACAAAGACGGCCGCCTCTGGAACCTGGTGGGCTTCCAGACCAACCTCAAGTGGGGAGAACAGAAACGCGTGCTGAGGATGATCCCCGGCCTGGAGAACGCCGAATTTGTGCGCTTCGGGGTGATGCACCGCAACACGTTCCTCGAGGCGCCGCAGCTGCTCGATCCCACGCTGCAATTCCGCCAGCGACCCACGCTGCTGGCGGCGGGGCAGATCACTGGCACCGAGGGCTACGCGGCGGCGGTGGCTGGCGGCTGGCTAGCGGGCACCAACGCCGCGCGGCTGGCTCTCGGCCAGGAGCCGCTGCAGCTGCCGGCCACCTCGATGATCGGCGCCCTCACCCACTTCATCGCCGAAGCCCCGAGCGAAAAATTCCAGCCGATGCCCCCCAACTTCGGCCTGCTGCCGGAGCTACCCGAGCGCATTCGCGATAAGCGACGCCGTTATGGCGCTTATCGGGATCGGGCACTGGCGGATCTGGCGCCATTCACGACGGCAGCCCCATCACCAACAGCAGAGCCTGTTCCAGCTTGATGAGTTCCTCGGCTGTCAGGGTCGTGAGAGGCCCCTCTCCCAGCCGTGCCCGATCGAGGGCACGGGGTTGTTCCGCCATGGCGTAACAGTCTCGAAGCAGCCGATCGCGCGCCCGAATCCACACACGTAAGAGCTCGGCTCCGCGGCGCATCTGCGTGGTGAGCGGCACCACCAGCACCGTGGGGAGATCGGCCTGGGTCAACAAGTCGGCCTGAATCACCACAACAGGGCGAACTTTGCCCACCTCAGCGCCCTGATTGGGATTGAGCCGGGCAACCCAAACCTCACCGCGGCGGATCAGCGCCACCAATGCCCCTCCAAGGCTTCGTTCTCAGCCGGCAGGAA
Coding sequences:
- the trmFO gene encoding FADH(2)-oxidizing methylenetetrahydrofolate--tRNA-(uracil(54)-C(5))-methyltransferase TrmFO, whose protein sequence is MQAGTPQSTEVLVIGAGLAGTEAAWQIASAGVPVRLVEMRPIRRSPAHHSSEFAELVCSNSFGALSSDRAAGLLQEELRRLGSLVIGTADHHAVPAGGALAVDRGRYSAALTAALEQHPLVTVERREHTALPGPGAIAVLATGPLTSEPLAEQLRAFTGRADCHFFDAASPIVEGESIDLSVAFRASRYDKGDADYINCPMDKEQFLAFREALLAAEQAELKDFEKENATFFEGCLPIEELARRGEDTMRYGPLKPIGLWDPRWGDVNDRDVRRAKRAYAVVQLRQEDKDGRLWNLVGFQTNLKWGEQKRVLRMIPGLENAEFVRFGVMHRNTFLEAPQLLDPTLQFRQRPTLLAAGQITGTEGYAAAVAGGWLAGTNAARLALGQEPLQLPATSMIGALTHFIAEAPSEKFQPMPPNFGLLPELPERIRDKRRRYGAYRDRALADLAPFTTAAPSPTAEPVPA
- a CDS encoding type II toxin-antitoxin system PemK/MazF family toxin, which codes for MALIRRGEVWVARLNPNQGAEVGKVRPVVVIQADLLTQADLPTVLVVPLTTQMRRGAELLRVWIRARDRLLRDCYAMAEQPRALDRARLGEGPLTTLTAEELIKLEQALLLVMGLPS